In Carassius carassius chromosome 7, fCarCar2.1, whole genome shotgun sequence, one genomic interval encodes:
- the tmem154 gene encoding transmembrane protein 154 isoform X2 translates to MHCLLKSCAIANLGSQPTLKNEETKQTTEANTDTDDLNPVIVPVVLTLVIITVIVCVVMIYRRWRIKGTDPYLDHEDHGKVPMPMFEDDIPSVMELEMEDIENWMAKDGGKKVDTGQI, encoded by the exons ATGCATTGTTTACTTAAATCTTGTGCAATTGCAAATTTAGGCTCCCAACCAACCCTTAAAAATGAGGAAACAAAGCAGACTACTGAGGCAAATACAGACACAGATGATCTTAATCCAGTCATCGTACCTGTAGTTCTCACACTGGTCATCATCACTGTGATCGTGTGTGTAGTCATGATCTACCGCAGGTGGAGAATAAAAGGTACTG ATCCTTATCTGGATCATGAAGACCACGGAAAGGTGCCAAT GCCCATGTTTGAGGATGATATCCCATCAGTGATGGAGCTGGAAATGGAAGACATAGAAAATTGGATGGCAAAAG ATGGAGGCAAGAAAGTGGACACTGGCCAAATATAA
- the tmem154 gene encoding transmembrane protein 154 isoform X1, giving the protein MHCLLKSCAIANLGSQPTLKNEETKQTTEANTDTDDLNPVIVPVVLTLVIITVIVCVVMIYRRWRIKGTEDPYLDHEDHGKVPMPMFEDDIPSVMELEMEDIENWMAKDGGKKVDTGQI; this is encoded by the exons ATGCATTGTTTACTTAAATCTTGTGCAATTGCAAATTTAGGCTCCCAACCAACCCTTAAAAATGAGGAAACAAAGCAGACTACTGAGGCAAATACAGACACAGATGATCTTAATCCAGTCATCGTACCTGTAGTTCTCACACTGGTCATCATCACTGTGATCGTGTGTGTAGTCATGATCTACCGCAGGTGGAGAATAAAAGGTACTG AAGATCCTTATCTGGATCATGAAGACCACGGAAAGGTGCCAAT GCCCATGTTTGAGGATGATATCCCATCAGTGATGGAGCTGGAAATGGAAGACATAGAAAATTGGATGGCAAAAG ATGGAGGCAAGAAAGTGGACACTGGCCAAATATAA